AGCTGTTAGAAGCAATACTTACGATAGCTCCTATAAGAAACAAACACATCGAAAGAACATAATTCCTTCTCTCCCCTAACTTGTGTCGAAGGATAGGTCCAAACGGAATACAAAATGCAAAGCTTATAACCCCTATTAAAACCGGTGTTATCGAAATATAAGATTGATTGTGAAACGTTTGTTGGAGAATGTCACGTATAGAATTTAATGACGTGTTTAACATTAAACCAGGACCAATAGCTAAAACTGCCAGTAAGGAAATCCCCCAGTGTTTTTCTATTTTCATACCACAATTCCTTTCTGCCTTTCATGATTGTAAAATATCTTTATTTGAACAAACTAAAAAATAAAGCTTCAGTAAGGAAGCTTTATTTTATTTTCTAAACCTGCCACTCGAATTGGCCCTAGAAGAGTTAAACGGGTTAATTTATCAGCCATAAATGCAGGGCTAAATTTCATATCGCTTTCTAACCAAGAACAAATGACACCTATATGAGCTGATGTAATATAGCTAATCAGGATATCTTTAGGAATATCCAGTCCATCCTCTTCTTCTCCAATCGAAGAGATTAGCTCTCCGTACACTCTTTTCTTTACAATTTCCGTCATATGACTTCTGAATTGAGGCAATCCTCGGTCACTTAGCATGACTTTAAAATAATCCGCGTGTTCGTAGATGAATTCAAAAAGCTTTAAAAAAGAAACAGACTCATCTTTTTCTTCCACTTCTGAGGAAACCTCGTTATTTTGTTTAGGCTTTACTTGCTCTATTAGCTCTTCTAGAACTTCATTCATAATCTGAACAAGAAAGTCTTGCTTATCTTGATAATGTAAATAAAATGTTCCTCGCGTTAATTCCGCTTTTTCCGTAATTTCTTGAATCGTAATGGACGTGACATCTTTCTCCTTAAGAAGTTCGACTAAAGCGTCTCTTAAGTATTTATTTGTTCTTTTTATCCTAGGATCTACTTTTTTTTTAGTCATAGTTGATCTCCTTGTATCACTTTTATTAAGACATACGATAGACTATTTAAACTATCCTGTATCGTCAACATACATTTTATACATAATGTAAACTAATGAACATCATGTATATTAAGTCTCACAAAGTATTGCCAATCTGTCAATATCAAAAATTGGGTAGCGTTAAAACATTCGTTAGACATGGATTGAGTGAACTCAAGAGTGTAATCTTTTGTAAAAACGTTCAAAAGAAATGGTATTAGAAATGAAGGAATAGTAAAAATTGATATTATGGAGGTGTTTTCTTATGAAAAAGTTTGAAGTAACGTTTCATTTAATCAATGGTGAAATCAGTCATATAGTTGAAACTAAATCACTTATTCGTGCAAAGAACTACATACAATATAGATTTGAAGATAAAAGTAAAGTATTGGACTTAGCAAATGACTTGGTACTCGTTAAAAGCAGCGTTCAATACTTTACCGTAGCTGAAAAAGAATAAGTAATGATATAAAAGGGATAAATGATCGAGTATGAATGGCTTGTTACACCGCTGTTAATTTCCATGCAAGGCTTCGCTTTTCGCAGGCGGCAAGTGAGTCTGCAGGAGTCTTTCGCCTTGCTATCCAATTAACGGCTACAAGCACCTACATTCACCCTCATAATAAAAAAATCCGAAC
The genomic region above belongs to Priestia megaterium and contains:
- a CDS encoding TetR/AcrR family transcriptional regulator, with translation MTKKKVDPRIKRTNKYLRDALVELLKEKDVTSITIQEITEKAELTRGTFYLHYQDKQDFLVQIMNEVLEELIEQVKPKQNNEVSSEVEEKDESVSFLKLFEFIYEHADYFKVMLSDRGLPQFRSHMTEIVKKRVYGELISSIGEEEDGLDIPKDILISYITSAHIGVICSWLESDMKFSPAFMADKLTRLTLLGPIRVAGLENKIKLPY